In Aegilops tauschii subsp. strangulata cultivar AL8/78 chromosome 3, Aet v6.0, whole genome shotgun sequence, one genomic interval encodes:
- the LOC109747047 gene encoding glucan endo-1,3-beta-D-glucosidase-like, translating into MERRKMAQVATYVAVALAAFLFWQSTRSPTPPQPEMPPPPPSPGASVFPRAESAVLPDPARFFAPHLLAAPLPTGSFFQNFALNDGDQPEYIHPYLLKSAAAGLKVCYPKSVHSPSFHAQAFVADLTVSSPSDAAAAAAAGAGWRHIIAGFDDLSVTLDFSRSLRAFLVRGSPFVTVSTMCARRPVDISIASVHAFLEAAPRDDSLTRWRLRMNSGQTFLLYASAPIRLSMSSVTQLAAPGFLGVIRVAFLPDAAMEAVLDRYSGRYPTAGVAALDRPFSVDYGWCTQGSGDLLMLAHPLHLRLLSKDSRVRVLEDFRYRSIDGDLVGVVGDAWALRTDPVFPTWHSTRGISEDGVPEIVAALRKDVDDLASSAITTTSSYFYGKAVARAARLALIAEEVGCPDVIPAVHGFLNATVTPWLDGSFEGNGFLYDPKWGGLVTRQGMTDTGADFGFGIYNDHHYHLGYFVYAIAVLAKIDPAWGREYMPQACFMVADFMTLSPGAGASYTRLRTFDLWKLHSWAGGLTEFGDGRNQESTSEAVNAYYSAALLGLSYGDTQLVSAAATLTALEMLAAQTWWHIREGDAIYEDDFTGNNRVVGIVWANKRDSGLWFAPPEWKECRLGIQLLPIVPISEVLFPDAGFVKELVSWTAPALARDGVGDGWKGFVYALEGVYDKESALAKARALASHDDGNTLTNLLWWLHSRGSPGADAAAAAGVAGAAAVDAAGGTAHGMLLDMLAAEESLASA; encoded by the coding sequence ATGGAGAGGAGGAAGATGGCGCAGGTTGCCACGTACGTCGCGGTGGCGCTCGCCGCGTTCCTCTTCTGGCAGTCCACGCGCAGCCCCACCCCGCCGCAGCCCgagatgccgccgccgccgccgtccccggGGGCCTCCGTGTTCCCGCGGGCGGAGTCGGCGGTGCTCCCGGACCCGGCCCGCTTCTTCGCCCCGCACCTCCTCGCCGCGCCGCTCCCCACCGGCTCCTTCTTCCAGAACTTCGCGCTCAACGACGGGGACCAGCCCGAGTACATCCACCCCTACCTGCTCAAGTCCGCCGCCGCGGGGCTCAAGGTGTGCTACCCCAAGAGCGTCCACTCCCCGTCCTTCCACGCCCAGGCCTTCGTCGCCGACCTCACCGTCTCCTCCCCgtccgacgccgccgccgcggccgcggccGGGGCCGGATGGCGCCACATCATCGCCGGCTTCGACGACCTCTCCGTCACCCTCGACTTCTCCCGGTCGCTGCGCGCGTTCCTCGTCCGCGGCAGCCCCTTCGTCACCGTCTCCACCATGTGCGCCCGTCGCCCCGTCGACATCTCCATCGCCTCCGTCCACGCCTTCCTCGAGGCCGCCCCCCGCGACGACTCGCTCACCAGGTGGCGCCTCCGGATGAACAGCGGCCAGACGTTCCTCCTCTACGCCTCCGCGCCGATCCGCCTGTCCATGTCCAGCGTCACGCAGCTGGCGGCGCCCGGCTTCCTCGGCGTCATCCGCGTCGCGTTCCTGCCCGACGCGGCCATGGAGGCCGTCCTCGACCGGTACAGCGGCCGCTACCCGACGGCTGGGGTGGCCGCGCTGGACCGCCCCTTCTCCGTCGACTACGGCTGGTGCACGCAGGGGTCGGGGGACCTGCTCATGCTCGCCCACCCGCTCCACCTCCGGCTGCTCTCCAAGGACAGCCGCGTCCGGGTGCTCGAGGACTTCAGGTACCGCAGCATCGACGGCGACCTGGTCGGCGTCGTCGGCGACGCCTGGGCTCTGAGGACCGACCCGGTGTTCCCCACCTGGCATTCCACCCGGGGCATCAGCGAGGACGGCGTGCCCGAGATCGTGGCCGCGCTGCGCAAGGACGTGGATGACCTCGCCTCCAGCGCCATCACGACCACCTCGTCCTACTTCTACGGCAAGGCGGTCGCCAGGGCCGCGAGGCTGGCGTTGATCGCCGAGGAGGTCGGGTGCCCCGACGTCATCCCGGCGGTGCACGGGTTCCTGAATGCCACCGTCACGCCCTGGCTGGACGGCAGCTTCGAGGGCAATGGCTTCCTGTACGATCCCAAGTGGGGCGGCCTCGTCACTCGGCAGGGGATGACGGACACCGGCGCCGACTTCGGCTTCGGGATCTACAACGACCACCACTACCACCTGGGCTACTTCGTGTACGCCATTGCTGTGCTCGCCAAGATCGACCCGGCCTGGGGGCGCGAGTACATGCCGCAGGCCTGCTTCATGGTCGCCGATTTCATGACACTGTCGCCAGGAGCCGGCGCGAGCTACACCAGGCTGAGGACGTTCGATCTCTGGAAGCTGCATTCCTGGGCCGGAGGTCTGACGGAGTTCGGCGACGGGCGCAACCAGGAGAGCACCAGCGAGGCCGTCAACGCCTACTACTCCGCCGCGCTCCTCGGGCTCAGCTACGGGGACACACAGCTCGTCTCCGCAGCGGCCACGCTCACCGCGCTCGAGATGCTGGCGGCGCAGACATGGTGGCACATCCGGGAGGGCGACGCGATCTACGAGGACGACTTCACCGGCAACAACCGCGTCGTCGGCATCGTGTGGGCCAACAAGAGGGACAGCGGCCTCTGGTTCGCGCCGCCGGAGTGGAAGGAGTGCAGGCTGGGCATCCAGCTCCTGCCGATCGTGCCCATCAGCGAGGTCCTCTTCCCGGACGCCGGGTTCGTCAAGGAGCTGGTGAGCTGGACCGCGCCGGCGTTGGCAAGGGATGGCGTCGGCGACGGGTGGAAGGGGTTCGTGTACGCCTTGGAGGGGGTCTACGACAAGGAGTCGGCGCTGGCCAAGGCGAGGGCGCTCGCGTCGCACGACGACGGCAACACGCTGACCAACCTGCTGTGGTGGCTCCACAGCCGCGGCTCGCCGGGCgccgacgctgctgctgctgctggtgtCGCCGGTGCGGCCGCCGTTGATGCTGCTGGTGGCACTGCTCATGGAATGCTCTTGGACATGCTCGCGGCGGAAGAATCTCTGGCTTCAGCGTGA
- the LOC109747048 gene encoding magnesium transporter MRS2-F, protein MRPTATGPGGGVVRRKAGAAAAAAAASREWLVVPASGRARVEEAGKHAVMARTGLPARDLRVLDPLLSYPSTILGRERAIVVNLERVKAVITAAEVLLPNSKDPDFARFVRDLQARVLTSADQAAEFTDMDGESSAIASPFPAPSSSKGHELEMAKRTPNAVGEMTHSSSVPTLTAMKDGSTKVLPFEFRALEVCLESACRSLEEETVTLEKEAYPALDELTSKISTLNLERVRQIKSRLVAISGRVQKVRDELEHLLDDEMDMAEMYLTEKLAREDISETSSRVEVDDHDHDHDPSQLEEDMDEDYRSEPAGTASNGSFIGYKPNIEELEMLLEAYFVQIDGTLNKLSHLREYVDDTEDYINIMLDDKQNQLLQMGVMLSTATVVITAGVAVVGLFGMNIGISLYTPVGEEQTRAAHVKFWETTFGTIAGCTILYVIAMGWGKRSGLLQ, encoded by the exons ATGAGGCCCACAGCGACGgggccgggcggcggcgtggTGAGGCGAAAGGCGGGGgcggccgccgccgcggcggcggcgagccgggagTGGCTGGTGGTGCCGGCGTCGGGGCGGGCGCGGGTGGAGGAGGCCGGGAAGCACGCGGTGATGGCGCGGACGGGGCTGCCGGCGCGGGACCTGAGGGTGCTCGACCCTCTGCTGTCCTACCCGTCCACGATCCTGGGCCGCGAGCGCGCCATCGTCGTCAACCTGGAGCGCGTCAAGGCCGTCATCACCGCCGCCGAGGTGCTGCTCCCCAACTCCAAGGACCCCGACTTCGCGCGCTTCGTCCGCGACCTCCAGGCCCGCGTGCTCACTTCCGCAGACCAG GCTGCAGAGTTTACTGATATGGATGGCGAATCATCTGCAATTGCTTCACCATTTCCTGCTCCTAGTTCATCTAAAGGACATGAACTGGAGATGGCTAAGAGGACTCCTAATGCGGTGGGTGAAATGACTCACAGCAGCAGTGTGCCCACATTGACTGCTATGAAAGATGGAAGCACCAAGGTTTTACCCTTTGAGTTCCGTGCGCTTGAAGTGTGTCTCGAGTCGGCTTGTAGATCTCTAGAAGAGGAG ACTGTGACTCTGGAGAAAGAGGCATATCCAGCATTGGATGAGCTAACTTCAAAGATCAGTACCCTGAATCTTGAGCGAGTTAGGCAAATTAAGAGCCGGCTGGTGGCAATCTCTGGACGCGTGCAGAAG GTGAGGGATGAGCTTGAGCATCTATTGGACGATGAAATGGATATGGCTGAAATGTACTTGACAGAAAAACTTGCTCGAGAAGATATCAGTGAGACTTCATCTAGAGTTGAGGTTGATGATCATGATCATGATCATGACCCGTCTCAGTTGGAGGAGGATAT GGATGAGGATTATAGAAGCGAGCCAGCTGGAACTGCAAGCAATGGTAGCTTTATTGGTTATAAGCCCAACATTGAAGAACTGGAGATGCTTTTAGAGGCCTATTTTGTGCAAATTGACGGTACACTAAATAAGCTTTCGCAT CTGAGGGAGTATGTTGATGACACCGAGGATTACATCAACATAATGTTGGACGACAAGCAGAATCAGCTTCTACAAATGGGGGTCATGCTCTCGACCGCGACGGTTGTCATTACTGCCGGAGTGGCTGTCGTTGGTCTTTTCGGGATGAACATCGGCATATCTCTTTACACTCCCGTAGGCGAGGAGCAGACGCGAGCAGCACATGTGAAGTTTTGGGAAACCACTTTTGGCACCATTGCTGGGTGCACGATCCTGTACGTAATAGCCATGGGTTGGGGgaagagaagtgggctattgcaATGA